CGCGGGATTTTCAGACCCTCGATGCTCGCGGTCGTCGCGGCTAGCTGCAGCGAACAGAAGAGCCGGCCACGCCTGTCGTACCCCTGACCTACAGTTGCGGCTGTGTTCGTCACCGGCAACAGGATCGTCTACAGCGCTTCGGATCTCGCGTCCGCCGCGCACTGCGAGTACGCGCTGCTGCGTGACTTCGACGCGCGGTTGGGTTGGGGACCCGCCGTCGCCGCGGAGGACGACCTGCTCGTGCGAGCGGCGGTGCTGGGCAACGAGCACGAACGCCGCATGTTCGGGCAGTTGCGCACCAACTACGGCGACGAAGTGGCCGTCATCGGCCGGCCCGCGTACACCGATGCCGGGTTGACTGCCGCCGCGGCGGCCACCATGCGGGCAGTCACCGACGGCGCCCCGGTGGTGTACCAGGCGGCGATGTACGACGGGCGCTTCGTCGGGTTCGCCGATTTCCTGATCCGTGACGGCGAGCGGTACCGGGTCACCGACACCAAGCTGGCCCGTTCCCCAAAGGTCAGCGCGCTGCTGCAGCTGGCGGCCTACGCCGACGCCCTGACGTCGGCCGGTGTCCCGGTGACCGAGCATGCCGAGCTGATTCTCGGTGACGGCACGGTGGTGCCTTACCCGGTCGACGACCTCATCCCGGTCTACCGGTCTCAGCGCGCCCATCTGCAGGAGTTGCTGGACGCCCATCACGCCGCCGGCCGGGCGGTGGACTGGGAAGACGAAGGCGTGCAGGCCTGCCTGAGGTGCACGCTGTGCGCTGAGCAGCTGCGAGACCGCGACGATCTGCTGCTGGTCGCCGGGATGCGGGTCAGCCAGCGCGAGAAGCTGATCGGCGCGGGCATTACCACCATCGGCGAGCTGGCCAACACGGGCGGTCCGGTGGCCGGGCTGTCCCCCAGCTCACTGAGCACGTTGTCCGCGCAAGCCAAAATTCAACTGCTGCAACGCAATACCGGTACTCCGCAGTTCGAGATGGTGAACCCGCAACCGCTGGCTTTATTGCCGGAGCCCGACCCGGGTGACTTGTTCTTCGATTTCGAAGGTGACCCGCTGTGGACTGCCGACGGAACGAACTGGGGCCTGGAATACCTCTTCGGCGTGTTGGAAGCGGGTCCGACGGGCGCTTTTCAGCCGCTCTGGGCGCACAACCGGGCTGACGAGCGTGAAGCTCTCAAACAGTTCCTGGCCATGGTGGCCAAGCGCCGCAAACGCCGCCCCAACATGCACATCTACCACTACGCGCCCTACGAGCGAACCGCGCTGCTGCGACTGGCCGGGCGCTACGGCGTCGGCGAGGACGAGGTGGACGATCTGCTGCGCAACGGTGTGCTGGTCGACCTGTATCCGTTGGTGCGCAAGAGCATTCGGGTGGGCGCGGAGTCGGTCAGCCTCAAGGCGCTGGAGCCGCTGTACATGGGTGCGCAGCTGCGGTCCGGGGACGTCACCACCGCCGCCGACTCGATCACCGGCTACGCCCGGTACTGCGAGTTGCTCTCGCAGGGTCACGCCGGCGAGGCCGCCACGGTGCTCAAGGAGATCGAGGACTACAACCACTACGACTGTGTGTCCACCCGCAACCTGCGCGATTGGTTGCTGATCCGGGCCTGGGAAGCCGGAGTCACCCCAGCCGGAACCCAACCGGTTACCAACCAGGACACCATCAAGGACCATGATGAGCTGGCGTCGAAGCTCGCGAAGTTCACCGGCGACGCCGCGGCCGACGACCGCACCCCGGAGCAGACGGCGGTGGCCCTGGTGGCGGCGGCGCGCGGCTACCACCAGCGCGAGGACAAGCCGTTCTGGTGGTCGCATTTCGACCGCCTGAACTATCCGATCGACGAATGGTCGGACAGCACAGACGTTTTCGTGATCGACAACACAACGGTCGCCGTCGATTGGAACACCCCGCCCCGGGCCCGCAAGCCGCAACGGCGCCTGAAGCTGACCGGTGAACTTGCGCGCGGCGAACTCCACTCGCAGGGTGCGTTCTGGACCCACCGGCCCCGCCCGGCATGACCGACGACCCGGATCGTCGTGCCGCGGCGCACGCCGAAGTCATCGAGGTCGACGATCCGACGCTGCCCACCACGGTCCTTCTGTTGGAGCGAACCGGCAGCGACGGCCACCCTTTCGACCAGGTGCCGTTCGCGCTCACCCCGGGCCCGCCGGTGCCGACGACGGCGCTGCGGGAATCGATCGAGTCCACGGCGCAGGCAGTGGCTTCGGGGTTGCCGGAGCTGCCTCGCACGGCGATCACCGACGTGCTGCTGCGGCGCCCACCGCGCACACCGGGCGCGCTGCCCCGCACCGGCGATACCGTCGCCGACATCACCGCCGCGACACTGAGCCTGGACTCGTCCTACCTGGCCGTGCATGGACCACCCGGCACCGGCAAGACGCACACCGGCGCCCAGGTGATCAACACACTGGTCACGGACCACTCGTGGCGCGTCGGCGTGGTCGCGCAGTCACACGCGGCGGTGGAGAATCTGCTGGACTGTGTGATCGACGCCGGCCTGGACCCGACCCGAATCGCCAAGAAGCGCCACGACGGCAGCCCCAAACGCTGGCAGCAGATCGACAACAGCGCCTACCCGGCGTTCATCGCCGACAATGCGGGCTGTGTGCTGGGCGGCACCGCCTGGGATTTCGCCAATGCGAACCGGGTGCCGCCGGGTAGCCTCGACCTGCTGGTGATCGACGAGGCTGGACAGTTCTGTCTGGCCAACACCATCGCCGTGGCGCCGGCGGCGGCCAACCTGCTCCTGCTCGGCGACCCCCAACAGCTGCCGCAGGTCAGTCAGGGCACCCACCCGGAACCGGTCGACGTGTCCGCACTGGACTGGCTCGTCGACGGCCAGCGCACCCTGCCCGACGAGCGCGGATACTTCCTCGACCTGTCCTACCGGATGCATCCGGAGGTGTGCGCGGCCGTCTCGAAGCTGTCGTACGAGGGCCGGCTGCACTCCCATTCCGAGCACACCACCGCACGCCGGCTGGCCGGATTCCGCCCCGGCGTCCAGGTGCTTCCCGTTGCGCACCAAGGCAATTCGATCGACAGCCCAGAGGAAGCGGCGGCGATCCGGGCCGCGATCCAGAAGTTGATCGGCAATGCATGGTCCGACGGACACGCCACCCGCCCGCTGGACCCCGCCGACGTGATGGTGCTCGCGCCCTACAACGCGCAAGTGACGCTGATCAGACATGAGCTGGCCGCCGTCGGGCTCGACCGGGTGCGGGTCGGTACCGTCGACAAATTCCAGGGCGGTCAGGCGCCGATCGTGTTCATCTCGATGACGGCGTCCTCGATCGAGGAAGTACCACGCGGAATCTCGTTCCTGCTCAACCGTAATCGGCTCAACGTGGCAATCAGCCGAGCGCAGTACGCGGCCGTGATCGTGCGCTCCGAACAGCTGACCCGCTACCTTCCCGCCACCCCGGCCGGCCTGCTCGAGCTGGGTGCGTTCCTGGCGTTGACGCACGCGGACTAGGCGTGTCCGGCCAGTGCCTAGCTAGGACGCCCCGGGGCCCCCGGGCCGGCGTGGTGGAGCCGTTTCGCCGCGCCGGAACGGCACCCGTTGCCGCACACCGACCTGCGGCCCGTGCGGGGCGCCGCCGCCGGGCACACCAGGCCGGGGGCCGGCGGCCGGCGCAGCACGCCACGGCTCGCCGGGCTGCCTTGGCTCGATATGCCCTGGCCCGACACGCCTTGGCTCGCCGGGATGCCTCGGCTCGCCGGAAAGCCTCGGCTCGACGGGACGCCGTGGCTCGACCACGGACCGGCGCGTCTCGATGGGCGGCGCGGGTCGCACTGCGGTAGGCCGGGGTTCGGGGTCGGGTTCACGGCACAGCACGTACTCGACATACGCGTCATCAGTCGAGTCCGGGGTCGAATTCTGGTTCGCCGGTGTCGTCACCCGCCCCAAAACCCCGCCGGTCGTCGCCCGCCCCCGACGCCAGCCCTGCGCCGCCCCGACCAGAAACAGCGACGCGACGACGCCGAACAACGCGATGAACGCCGGTAGCAGCATCGACTGCGACATCGCCGCCGCGAACGGCCCCCGCAGGAATTCCGGCAGCTGTAACCCCTCATCTCCTGTTGGATGTGCCGCACCGCCCGAGCCGGGCAGTTCCGCGCCGATCCGTGAGGTCATGAACGCAGCCATGCCGGCGCTGCCCAACACCGCGCCGAGCTGCCGGGTGGCGTTGTAGGCGCCCGAGCCGGCGCCGGCCTGCTCATGCGGCAGGTTTCGGGTGGCGGTCGCTGCCAACGGTGACCAGATGAACGCGTTCGCCACCCCCAGCACTATGAACGGAAGCACCAACCGCCAGATCGGTGTGGCCGGATTCAACTCGATCGAGATCCAGGTCAGCGAGATCGCCAGCGCCGAGAAGCCGAAACCCAGCAGCGGCACCGGGTGGGTCCGGTCGATGAACGTGCCGACGATGGGCGCCAGCACACCGCTGGCGATGGCCACCGGCGCGATCAGCAGCGCCGAACGGGTCGGCGACAACCCGCACACCAGCTGCGCATAGAAGGTCAGCGGCAGCATCATCGCGGTGGACGCGAACGAGATGATCGCCACGCCGATGTTGCTGAGGCTGAAGTCGCGGTCACCAAAGATGCTCAGCGGCACCAGCGGCGCGTGGCGATTGATGGACTGCCAGTAGACGAAGGCGGTCATGAACCCGACGCCGGCGACCAGCACCGCCCAGATCCACGGCGCCCAATGGGCGGATTGGCCTTCCTGCAGACCGAAGACCAGCAGAAACATGCCCGCCCCCGACAACGCGACGCCGATCAGGTCGAAGCGCTGGTCGCGGATCGGCAGCACCGGAACCAGCCAGACCGCCAGCGCCACCGCGATCACGCCGACCGGCACGTTGACGAAGAAGATCCACTGCCAGCCCAGACTGTCCACCAGTAAGCCGCCGACCAGCGGCCCGATCAGGCTGGCGACGCCGGCGGTGGCGCCCCACATGCTCATCGCGGCGCCGCGCCGGTGCGCGGGGAAGATCCGGGTGATCGTCGACAACGTCTGTGGGGTGAGGATCCCGGCGCCGACCCCCTGCACCATCCGGGCCGTGATAAGCATCGCCGCGGAGCCGGCCAGACCGCACCACACCGAGGCGACGGTGAAGATCACCAACCCGACCAGGTACAGATTTTTCGGGCCGAACCGGTCGCCCAGCCGCCCGGCGACCAGCAGCACCACCGCATAGCCCAGCAGGTAGGCGCTGGTCACCCACACGACGGTGCCGTACCCGATCTGCAGGGCCTTCATAATTGTCGGGTTCGCGACGGCGACGATGGTCGAGTCGACCATGATCATGAAAAAGCCGAGCATCATCGCCCACAGCGCCGCCCAGGGGTTCGCGGACAAGCTGCCCGCATGCTCCCGACCGGTCGCCGTGCTCATGTTGCGCACCTCGTTTCGAATCCAGCCCGCATTATTCCCTCCCGGTTGCCGCCGCGCTGCCCGCCGCCCCCGCCGCCCTTCCCGCCCGCCCGGGAACACCTCGAAGTGCCTGCCGCGTTCCCCAGTGGAACATGTGCAGGTTTGCTGCCCGAACCGCGTCCGGCCGCCCGGACGCTAGCCTGGGGAGAGGCCCTTCCCGAGAGAGGCACCATGAGCTTTCGACGAAACAAATCGGCCCCGGACCAGCGAGCTGCCGGCGAGGGAGATACCGGAGGCCGGCCCAAGGCGTCAACCCGCGCCCTGGCACAGGTGCTCGAACGCAGCTCGCACATCCAGGGCCCGGCTGCCGATGCGTACGTGTCGCGGTTGCGTCGCACCTATCCCGGCGCCGACCCCGCCGAGATCGTCGGCAAGCTGGAAAAGCGGTTCCTGTCGGTGGTGACGGCCAGCGGCGCTGCGGTCGGAGCGACCGCGACATTCCCCGGTATCGGCACGCTGGCCGCGCTGTCGGCGGCCGCCGGAGAGACCGCGGTCTTCCTTGAGGCCACCGCCCTGTTCGTGCTGGCAGTGGCTTCGGTGTACGGCATCCCGCTCGACCATCGGGAACGGCGCCGGGCGCTGGTGCTGGCGGTGTTGGTCGGCGAGAACAGTAAGTCGGCGGTGGCCGACCTGATCGGCGGCGGCCGCACCAAAGGCGCCTGGGTCTCCGAAAGCGTGGCCTCGCTGCCCCTGCCGGCCATCTCGAAGCTGAACACACGGATGTTCAAGTACTTCGTCAAGCGGTTCGCGCTCAAGCGCGGGGCACTGATGTTCGGCAAGCTGATGCCGGTGGGCATCGGGGCGATCATCGGCGCGATCGGCAACCGGATGATCGGCAAGAAGTTGGTCCGCAATGCGCAATCCGCTTTCGGCCCAGCTCCGGCACGGTGGCCGGTCACCTTGCACCTACTGCCGCCGGTGCGGGATGCCGGCTGACGGGCGCCCCGGTCTCGCTGGCTAATCACGGCCGAAGCGATAGCCTTTACTGGGTCGGTCGGGACCTTCAACCCGCCAGGGTGACGCAGGACTCACGCGAGAAAAAGAATCGAGGCGAACAGCGGCCGTGGCCAACATAAGTTCACCATTCGGGCAAAACGAGTGGCTGGTCGAGGAGATGTACCGCAAGTTCCGCGACGACCCCTCGTCGGTGGACCCCAGCTGGCACGAGTTCCTGGTCGACTACAACCCCGAGTCGACGCACGACGCCGCTGCCGAGACCAAGCCGGCCCCGGCGGCCAAGCCCGCCGCGACCAAACCCCGGTCCCCGCGGGAGCAAGCCGGTACCCCCGGCCAAGCCTGCCGTGGAACCGGCCAAGAGCACCGCGGCCGCGGGCAACGGCGCGCCGACCAAGACGGAAACCACGGCGGCCGAGCCGGCCAAGTCGAAGGCGACCGGCCCCCAGCCCGGGGAGGGTGAGGACGTCCAGGTGCTGCGCGGCGCCGCCGCGGCGGTCGTCAAGAACATGTCGGCGTCGCTGGACGTACCGACGGCGACCAGCGTCCGGGCCATCCCCGCCAAGCTGCTGATCGACAACCGGATCGTCATCAACAACCAGCTCAAGCGGACCCGCGGCGGCAAGATCTCGTTCACCCACCTGCTGGGCTATGCGCTGGTTCAGGCGATCAAGCAGTTCCCGAACATGAACCGGCACTACGCCGAAATCGACGGCAAGCCCAATGCCGTCACCCCGGCGCACACCAATCTGGGGCTGGCGATCGACCTGCAGGGCAAGGACGGCAAGCGCGCCCTGGTGGTGGCCGGCATCAAGCGCTGCGAAGAACTGCGGTTCGCCGAGTTCGTGTCCGCCTACGAGGACATCGTGCGGCGTGCCCGCGACGGCAAACTGACCGCCGAAGACTTTGGCGGCGTGACGATTTCGCTGACCAATCCGGGGACCATCGGAACGGTGCACTCGGTGCCGCGGTTGATGGCCGGCCAGGGCGCGATCATCGGTGTGGGCGCGATGGAATACCCCGCGGAGTTCCAGGGCGCCAGCGCCGAGCGGATCGCCGAACTGGGTATCGGCAAGCTGATCACGCTGACCTCCACCTACGACCACCGCATCATCCAGGGCGCCGAGTCCGGCGACTTCCTGCGTGCGATTCACGAGATGCTGCTCTCGGATGCCTTCTGGGACGAGATCTTCCGCGAGTTGGGCATCCCGTATCTGCCGATTCGGTGGAGCACCGACAACCCGGACTCGATCGTCGACAAGAACGCACGGGTGATGGAATTGATTGCGGCATACCGTAATCGCGGTCATCTGATGGCCGACATCGACCCGCTGCGGCTGGACACCACCCGGTTTCGGAGCCACCCTGACCTGGAGATCCTCAATCACGGCCTGACGCTGTGGGACCTCGACCGGGTGTTCAAGGTCAGCGGCTTCGCCGGCGCCGAGTACAAGAAACTGCGCGACGTGCTCGGGTTGCTGCGCGACGCGTACTGCCGCCACATCGGCGTGGAGTACACCCACATCCTGGATCCCGAACAGCAACGCTGGCTGGAACAGCGGGTCGAGACCAAGCACGTCAAACCCACCGTGGCGCAACAGAAATACATCCTGAGCCGGCTCAACGCGGCCGAGGCGTTCGAGACGTTCTTGCAGACCAAATACGTTGGGCAGAAACGATTCTCGCTGGAAGGCGCCGAGAGCGTGATCCCGATGATGGACGCGGCGATCGACCAGTGCGCCGAGCACGGTCTGGACGAAGTGGTGATCGGCATGCCGCACCGCGGCCGGCTCAACGTGCTGGCAAACATCGTCGGCAAGCCGTATTCGCAGATCTTCACCGAGTTCGAGGGCAACCTGAACCCGTCGCAGGCGCACGGCTCCGGCGACGTCAAGTACCACCTCGGTGCCACCGGGGTGTACCTGCAGATGTTCGGCGACAACGACATTCAGGTGTCGCTGACCGCCAACCCGTCGCACCTGGAGGCCGTCGACCCGGTGCTGGAGGGCCTGGTGCGGGCCAAGCAGGACCTGCTGAACCACGGCTCGGAGGACACCGACACCGAGAAGGCGTTCTCGGTGGTGCCGATGATGCTGCACGGCGACGCGGCGTTCGCGGGCCAGGGCGTGGTCGCCGAGACGCTGAACCTGGCGCACCTACCCGGCTACCGGGTGGGCGGCACCATCCACATCATCGTCAACAACCAGATCGGCTTCACCACCGCGCCGGAATACTCGCGATCCAGTGAGTACTGCACCGACGTGGCGAAGATGATCGGTGCCCCGATCTTCCACGTCAACGGCGACGACCCCGAGGCGTGCGTGTGGGTGGCGCAGCTGGCGGTCGATTTCCGGCAGCGGTTCCACAAAGACGTCATCATCGACATGCTCTGCTACCGGCGCCGCGGCCACAACGAGGGCGACGACCCGTCGATGACCAACCCCTACATGTACGACGTCGTGGACAACAAGCGCGGCGTCCGCAAGAGCTACACCGAAGCCCTGATCGGCCGCGGCGACATCTCCCTCAAAGAGGCCGAGGACGCCCTGCGCGACTACCAGGGTCAGCTCGAGCGGGTCTTCAACGAGGTCCGCGAGCTGGAGAAACACGGCGCCCAACCCAGCGAGTCGGTGGAATCCCACCAGATGCTCCCGGCCGGCCTGGACACTTCGGTGGACAAGGCGCTGCTGGCCCGCATCGGCGACGCCTTCCTGGCCGTCCCGGAAGGTTTCACCACGCACCCGCGGGTGCAGCCGGTGCTGGACAAGCGCCGCGAAATGGCCTACGAGGGCAAGGTCGACTGGGCCTTCGGTGAACTGCTGGTGATCGTGGTCGCAACACTGGTAGTTGGACCAACTGGTGCGGCTGTCAGAAAGACACCCGCCGCGGACCTTCTCATCCTCATTACGGTTTTAAACTGCTACTGCTGGAACACCCCGGTCGGAGTACCTGGTCTGCTGGTGTTGCTTTTCGGCTAACAAACACCGTCAACCCGGACGCGGTGGTGCTGTGGGAGGCGCAGTTCGGCGACTTCGTCAACGGCGCGCAGTCGATCATCGACGAGTTCATCAGCTCCGGCGAAGCCAAATGGGGCCAGCTGTCGACCGTGGTGCTGCTGCTGCCGCACGGCCACGAAGGGCAGGGCCCCGACCACACGTCCGGCCGCATCGAACGCTTCCTGCAGCTGTGGGCGGAAGGCTCGATGACGATCGCGGTGCCGTCCACACCGGCGAACTACTTCCACCTGTTGCGTCGGCACGCGATGGACGGGGTGATGCGGCCGCTGATCGTGTTCACGCCGAAGTCGATGTTGCGCAACAAGGCCGCGGTCAGCGACCTTCGGGATTTCACCGAGATGACGTTCCGCTCGGTGCTGGAAGAGCCCACCTACGAAGAGGGCATTGGCGACCGCGGCAAGGTCACTCGGATTCTGCTGACCTGCGGCAAGCTCTACTACGAACTGGCCGCCCGCAAGGCCAAGGACAACCGCGACGACATCGCGATCGTCCGCATCGAACAGCTCGCGCCGCTGCCCCGGCGCCGGCTGGCCGAGACGCTGCACCGCTACGAGAACGCCAAGGAATTCTTCTGGGTGCAGGAGGAGCCAGCCAATCAGGGTGCGTGGCCGTCGCTGGGGCTGACGTTGCCCGAGGTGCTGCCCGATCTGCTGGCTGGGATCAAGCGGGTGTCGCGCCGCGCGATGTCGGCGCCGTCGTCGGGTTCGTCGAAGGTGCACGCGGTGGAGCAACAAGAGATCCTCGACTCCGCTTTCGCCTGACGACGATGCGCGCCGCGCAGCGGGGTGCGGAGGAGTCAGGCAGTCGGACCCCGCCTGACGACGATGCGCGCCGCGCAGCGGGGTGCGGAGGAGTCAGGCAATCAGGCCCCGCCTGACGACGATGCGCGCCGCGCAGCGGGGTGCGGCGTCCAAGGTTCACTCTGCGCCGAGGGCGCGAAAGTTCGAGTAGAGCCCACCGCCAGCGCAGAATGAACGCCCCTGCAGATCCCCGGACCGGCGGTACCGCTAGCCTCGAGCCCGGGCCAACACGAGGGGAGCACGCTCATGCAGGGATTCGCCGGAAAAGTAGCCGTGGTGACCGGCGCGGGTTCGGGCATCGGGCAGGCACTCGCCCTGGAGCTGGGCCGTTCGGGCGCCAGCGTGGCGATCTGCGACGTCGACGCCGAGGGGCTGGCCCAGACCGAGGAGCAGCTCAAGGCGATCGGGGTGCAGGTCAAGGCGGATCGCCTCGACGTCACCGAACGCGAACGCTTCCTGCTCTACGCCGACGAGGTCAAGGACCACTTCGGCAAGGTGAACCAGATCTACAACAACGCCGGCATCGGCCACACCGGTGACGTCGAGGTCGAGCAGTTCAAAGACATCGAGCGGGTCATGGACGTCGACTTCTGGGGGGTGGTGAACGGCACCAAAGCCTTTCTCCCCCATCTGATCGCCTCCGGCGACGGACACGTCGTCAACATCTCCAGCGTGTTCGGCTTGTTCTCGGTGCCGGGCTACTCCGCCTACAACTCGGCCAAGTTCGCGGTTCGCGGCTACACCGAGGCACTGCGCCAGGAGATGCGGCTGCACGGTCACCCGGTGGGCGTCACGACGGTGCACCCGGGCGGCATCAAGACTGCGATCGCTCGCAACGCCACCGTCGCCGAGGGGCTGGACCGTGACGAGCTGGCCCAGCTGTTCGACAAGCGGCTGGCCAACACCAGCCCGCAGCGGGCGGCCAAGATCATCCTGGCTGCGGTGCGCAAGAACAAAGCGCGCGTGCTGGTGGGTCCCGACGCAGTCGTGCTGGATCTGATGGTCCGGGTCGCCGGTCCCGGTTACCAGCGGATCGTGGAGTTGGTGACCGGCCGAATTCTGCCTAAGCCCTGACTCGGCGCTGCACCAGCCGTACTAGAAGCGGACTCAATGGGTATACGAACCGTCATGACATCCCCGCAACCAGGAACCGACCCCGTCGAAGAAGAAGTTCTCGCGCCGGCGACGCCCACCGCGCAAGGGCTGCCGCTGGGCGACGAGGACGAAGATCCCGACACCCTGGGCAAGTAACGCATCAGCGCCCCAGCGGATGCTCCCCCAGCCACGCATCCGCCACCACCTGCGGGTCGGCGCCGGTAGCCACCTTGCGGCGCATCTCGGCCAGGGCTTCGGTGTCCAGCACGCCGGCGATCTCGTTGATGGCCAGCAGTTGCCGGGTGCTCAGCACGTTGCGCCGGTAGAGCGGCACGACGTTCTCCGCCTGGATCAGTGCGGGTTTGTTGTCGGCCAGCGAGACCACGTCCGCTGGGATGGCCGGGTCAGCGGTGGTGGCCCAGGCCGCGGTCAGCTCACCTGATCGCAGGGCCGCGAACATCGTTGCGTCATCGGCGAATTCACGCGTGGCGGACAGCCGGCACGAACCCACATTGACCGGGGGCCGACGGCCGGCCACACTGCCGACCCGCAACTCGGCGCACCGGCCCGGCACCAGGCTCAGATCGTTGCCGCCCCACGCCGCGGCGGTGGAGCCGGTGACGATCAGCACGGGTTTGTCCTCGGCCGCGGTGGCGTAGTCGCCCGCCGCAATCCCTTCGGGCAGGGCCGCGTTCAGCGCGCGGTAGACGGGGCCGTCCGCGTTGGGCGAGTCGTCGGACCGATCCGCGGCACCCGGGTGGGCCGCCGGGCCGGGTTGTCCGGCGGCCCCGGGCTGCAGCGTCTGCAACACCCTGCCGGTGTAACCGGGGACGATGGTGAAAGCCCCCGCATCCAGCTTGGCCATCGGGTCCTCGGCGGTTTCGCTGTGCGCGGCAAAGCCATAGGACCTCAGCGCCGAAACATAAAGAGCAGCAAGAATTTTGGCGTCGCCGTCAGGTCGGGAGCCAACCACCAGGTCCCGATTCCCAGTGCTGCGCGAACACCCGGCCAGAGCGAGCACCAGGGCCAGCAGCAGCGCGGCCGGCCGACCGACGCTCACCCCTAGTCGGAGAAGTCGGCGGCCAGCGCCACCGCGGCGGCCACCGCATCCCCGACACGGCGGTCCAGCGGGCTCGGCACGATGCGGTCGAGCGCGAGGTCCTCGCTGGCCACCGCGTGAATCGCCGCGGCGGCGGCCACCATCATCTGCTGGGTGATGCGGCGCGCTCCGACGTCCAGGGCGCCGCGGAAAATGCCCGGGAAGGCCAGCACGTTGTTGATCTGGTTCGGGAAGTCGCTGCGCCCGGTGGCCACCACGGCCGCGTACTTGGCCGCGACATCGGGGTGGATCTCGGGGTCGGGATTGGACAGCGCGAACACGATCGCATCCGGTGCCATGGTGGCGATCAGCTGTTCGGGCACCAGTCCGCCGGACACGCCGAGAAAGACGTCGGCGCCGTCGAGCGCCTCGACGAGTCCGCCGGTGCGGCCGGCCGGGTTGGTGCGCCGGGCCAGCTCGTTTTTGACGCTGTTCATGTCGTCGCGGCCGCTGTGCACGATGCCCCGCGAATCGAGCACCGTGATATCCGAAACCCCCATGGCCAGAAGGAGATTCGTGCATGCGACACCCGCCGCGCCAGCCCCGGAGACCACCACCCGGACCGAGGACATGTCCCGGCCGAGCACCTTGGTGGCACCCATCAGTGCGGCGAGCGCGACGATCGCCGTGCCGTGCTGGTCGTCGTGCATCACCGGGCAGTCCAGCGCCTCGATGACGCGTCGCTCGATTTCGAAGCAGCGCGGCGCCGAGATGTCCTCGAGGTTGACCGCACCGAAGGTGGGCCGCAGCCGGATCAGCGTTTCGACGATCTCGTCGGGATCCTTGGTTTCCAGCACGATGGGGATCGCGTTGAGGCCGCCGAACTCCTTGAACAGCGCGCACTTGCCTTCCATCACCGGCAGCGACGCCGCAGCGCCGATGTCACCGAGCCCCAGCACCGCGCTGCCGT
The nucleotide sequence above comes from Mycobacterium kiyosense. Encoded proteins:
- a CDS encoding hypothetical protein (frameshifted, deletion at around 4902686), producing MFVTGNRIVYSASDLASAAHCEYALLRDFDARLGWGPAVAAEDDLLVRAAVLGNEHERRMFGQLRTNYGDEVAVIGRPAYTDAGLTAAAAATMRAVTDGAPVVYQAAMYDGRFVGFADFLIRDGERYRVTDTKLARSPKVSALLQLAAYADALTSAGVPVTEHAELILGDGTVVPYPVDDLIPVYRSQRAHLQELLDAHHAAGRAVDWEDEGVQACLRCTLCAEQLRDRDDLLLVAGMRVSQREKLIGAGITTIGELANTGGPVAGLSPSSLSTLSAQAKIQLLQRNTGTPQFEMVNPQPLALLPEPDPGDLFFDFEGDPLWTADGTNWGLEYLFGVLEAGPTGAFQPLWAHNRADEREALKQFLAMVAKRRKRRPNMHIYHYAPYERTALLRLAGRYGVGEDEVDDLLRNGVLVDLYPLVRKSIRVGAESVSLKALEPLYMGAQLRSGDVTTAADSITGYARYCELLSQGHAGEAATVLKEIEDYNHYDCVSTRNLRDWLLIRAWEAGVTPAGTQPVTNQDTIKDHDELASKLAKFTGDAAADDRTPEQTAVALVAAARGYHQREDKPFWWSHFDRLNYPIDEWSDSTDVFVIDNTTVAVDWNTPPRARKPQRRLKLTGELARGELHSQGAFWTHRPRPA
- a CDS encoding hypothetical protein (frameshifted, deletion at around 4902686) gives rise to the protein MTDDPDRRAAAHAEVIEVDDPTLPTTVLLLERTGSDGHPFDQVPFALTPGPPVPTTALRESIESTAQAVASGLPELPRTAITDVLLRRPPRTPGALPRTGDTVADITAATLSLDSSYLAVHGPPGTGKTHTGAQVINTLVTDHSWRVGVVAQSHAAVENLLDCVIDAGLDPTRIAKKRHDGSPKRWQQIDNSAYPAFIADNAGCVLGGTAWDFANANRVPPGSLDLLVIDEAGQFCLANTIAVAPAAANLLLLGDPQQLPQVSQGTHPEPVDVSALDWLVDGQRTLPDERGYFLDLSYRMHPEVCAAVSKLSYEGRLHSHSEHTTARRLAGFRPGVQVLPVAHQGNSIDSPEEAAAIRAAIQKLIGNAWSDGHATRPLDPADVMVLAPYNAQVTLIRHELAAVGLDRVRVGTVDKFQGGQAPIVFISMTASSIEEVPRGISFLLNRNRLNVAISRAQYAAVIVRSEQLTRYLPATPAGLLELGAFLALTHAD
- a CDS encoding MFS transporter, translating into MSTATGREHAGSLSANPWAALWAMMLGFFMIMVDSTIVAVANPTIMKALQIGYGTVVWVTSAYLLGYAVVLLVAGRLGDRFGPKNLYLVGLVIFTVASVWCGLAGSAAMLITARMVQGVGAGILTPQTLSTITRIFPAHRRGAAMSMWGATAGVASLIGPLVGGLLVDSLGWQWIFFVNVPVGVIAVALAVWLVPVLPIRDQRFDLIGVALSGAGMFLLVFGLQEGQSAHWAPWIWAVLVAGVGFMTAFVYWQSINRHAPLVPLSIFGDRDFSLSNIGVAIISFASTAMMLPLTFYAQLVCGLSPTRSALLIAPVAIASGVLAPIVGTFIDRTHPVPLLGFGFSALAISLTWISIELNPATPIWRLVLPFIVLGVANAFIWSPLAATATRNLPHEQAGAGSGAYNATRQLGAVLGSAGMAAFMTSRIGAELPGSGGAAHPTGDEGLQLPEFLRGPFAAAMSQSMLLPAFIALFGVVASLFLVGAAQGWRRGRATTGGVLGRVTTPANQNSTPDSTDDAYVEYVLCREPDPEPRPTAVRPAPPIETRRSVVEPRRPVEPRLSGEPRHPGEPRRVGPGHIEPRQPGEPWRAAPAAGPRPGVPGGGAPHGPQVGVRQRVPFRRGETAPPRRPGGPGAS
- a CDS encoding hypothetical protein (frameshifted, insertion at around 4907423) → MANISSPFGQNEWLVEEMYRKFRDDPSSVDPSWHEFLVDYNPESTHDAAAETKPAPAAKPAATKPRSPREQAGTPGQACRGTGQEHRGRGQRRADQDGNHGGRAGQVEGDRPPARGG